gtgattaagttttgaaactcaagcttcagatttggagctttatttaaatgcagctgaaaataggtgtgtcttcaacctggacttaaataaactgagtgtttcagctgatccaGAGTAGATCCAGATTGACTTTTGTAACTcttgtctgaaaaaaaaattgatcttttttctttttatactgGATGCACAAGTCAGATTTAAAGGGTCTTTAGCATGACTTGAAAACCAATCAATGATGATGTTGACAGAAGCGTTAtgagaaaaagaacaacaataacaacCATTGCCGGACAGACACTGAAGGAAAtgattatttattcatattaacctgattattattatttaaaatgaccaaaataaaacaccacAGCGCTGATGATAGTACATTTAggttttaactgaacaaaatgcCCAAAAACTTGGAGGCAGTGCTTATTTGTAGAAAAACAGTTGCTATTGAAGGTAAAACGTATCTTTAAAATGCACGACTAGCCTTAAAGAAGTCATAAGAGTGAGCAAAAACCTCTACAGAACCATCAAATTGTGCACGGTTCAGTTTTTGTAGCCAGAGTCTAGAAAGAAGGAACAGAACCTTTTCAGTTTATTACTCCAATATTTATGTTCCAGTAAATCTTTCTTCCTGTTGTGTATGTGTATCATTGAAATATTATCAGGCTTATCACGTGATAGTGCCATTAAATGAGCAGGAAAAAGGCATTTTAGTTGGAGATGCACTGATCACCTTTGGTTTGGGTTTCAGTCTGATTCTGACACGTGAATTTAGATATTTACAGATACATTCTGATACCAGAGGTCTTGACTTGAGCTATAATATTAGAATAAGATGATATCTATTTAGTCCTTCAGCAGGGAAATTACCGTGTTATAGCAACAGGAGGACGGCAAGAAGCGGCATAAAATATCCACACgtgaatagaaagaaaaaagatgaataACGATCAAACATCCGAACTACAAAGTGCTGATCAACAGTACCAGGAGAATCCCAAAGTGAACGCTACAATTTGTTAAAAAGGACTGAACGCGtcaaattgaattgaactgctCCTAATTTTGATTAACTCTGATGGTTAAGTGACTGCAGAAGAGTTTCTTCTACCTGTCGGGAAGTGGATCGCCACAGAAAATGTGATTTGTTGCTCAGATGATTAACGTTTTCACCTCTTAACAGTCCAAAATACAGTTTAATACACCATATAACGCACAGTTGGTAACAGCGATATATGCATGCGTGTGAGAGGTGCAGCTCTTTGAGGAGAGAAAATAAATTTGGATTTAACATCTTTTAAACCCtcttttaacttgttttaatgGTGTTTAGCAAGGCGGACTGTAGTGACACTCAGTGGCTAGCTAGTTCAGATACATCCGTCTATTTCCTGGATGTTAGATAAAGCCTCAATAGGTTGGGAAACAAAGAAATGGAGATAAATGGAAAATTATTTATTTCCACCTTTTTATGGACTGAAAAGTtttcacatttaacaaaaccaTGTCCTCGTGGGAAGATATTAATGTGACTTCTGATTTTGAGAATGACCACAGTTCACTGGAAGATTCCCACTATGGGGCACATGTAGGTCACCACTAAACGCTCCTCTGTGCTTTATTTCTCACTGTTATAAACGTTCTAGGATTTTGCAATTTAGCATTCACATTGTTGACTTGGTCAGTATATAGCTCATGTGCAAATGGCCGTTTATTGAGAAACTGGCAGCTAATGGGAAATAAATTCCATTATTAGATGGTGTTTTCGTAGTTTTAAGGGCTGGACACAGGTCATCTGGTTCAGACCAGTAAGCAGCAGTTCAGAGAACCGACGACTGAGGAAACTAGCTGTCAGTTAAGAGAAAGATTCCCACCTTTCCATCCTGTTGCTGCCTGtagtgcaggaggaggaggaggggggctgTTTTTCACCGCTGTCCACTTTGTAtcctgatttattatttttttccatgtcTGTGTTTAGCTCCCACAGTAGTGTATGGTGGGAGAGAGGAAGAGATGGACAGTTTCAGGGCACGCCCACAGAGCCCGATAAAGGTGTGTCTCCGATAGCAGTCTGGCACACAGGCTTTATTCTGAGGGAAACCCACAGCAGATATAATTAGCGGACACTAAAATCGAGAAGAGGACACTAACTATTTTTGAGACGATCTTTTTTGCTCGGAGGAAAACGACTTAAACCGTGGCTGTAGAGGAGAGGTGTAAGGTGCTGTGGGAGTTATGCTAAATTGGTGGCTGACCTCTTTTCCAAGTCCCCATTCTCTGCTGCTATCATCTCTCTCACGCGCATCTCtcttcctgtttctgtttcaCTGCTATCATAGTTCTGTCGTAGTAGGAAGATAAGAGCACAGGAGTGTTCCTCCCATCAGATTTAACCCTCcctttctgcctcttttcacTCGTTCTTTCGCAGCGGAGGGATACGCCGCCTTCCAGGAGGACAGCTCAGCGGATGAAGCCGAGAGCCCTTCCAAGATGAAGCGCTCCAAGGGAATCCACGTGTTCAAGAAACCAAGCTTCTCcaagaagaaagagaaggacTTTAAggtgaaggagaaggagaagggtCCCAAAGAGGACAAGGCCAAAGACAAGAAGTCAAAGGACCTGACGGCTGCAGATGTGGTCAAACAGTggaaggaaaagaagaagaagaaaaagcccACCACAGAGGCAGAGCCGGTCCCGGTGGAGACCCCCACTTTCAGGCCCATCTTTGGAGCTCCCTTGGCTGAAGCTGTCAAGAGGACAGCCCTGTATGACGGCCTCCAGCTGCCAGCCGTCTTCAGAGAATGCGTGGACTACATTGAAAGTTATGGCATGAAGTGTGAGGGCATCTACCGGGTTTCAGGTATCAGACTTTTGTTAATTATACTCCATCTTatgaggtgtgtttttttttttttcctgattacTCACGTTGATTTCTCTTGCTGTCAGGTATGAAGTCCAAGGTGGACGAACTAAAAGCGGCATATGACCGCGAGGAGTGTCCCTGCCTGGAGGAGTACGACCCTCACACAGTTGCCAGCCTGCTGAAGCAGTACCTCCGCGAGCTGCCTGAGAACCTGCTCGGTCGAGACATGGCCCAGCGGTTCGAGGACGCCTGCGGTCGGCAGGTGGAGGCCGAGAAGATGACGGAGTTCCAGAGGCTGCTCGTCGAAGTGCCACCGGAGAGCCGACTTCTTCTGTCCTGGCTCGTCACACACATGGACCACGTCATCGCCAGGGAGGcagacaccaagatgaacataCAGAATATCTCGATTGTCCTCAACCCCACCATACAggtcagaggggggggggggcagctaggagaaaaacatgatcaaatgttggAGAGAAGTCTAGCTCAGCAACAGAAGGCAAACTAAATTATAAATAGAAATGTGGGTCTTCAGTTTTAGGGCTAAACCAAACCCTCTCATCTCTGGAACCCTGTTAGTGAAACTGATTTATCCTCAGAGGAGACGTCTCTGTGGCTGCTCCACTTACGCCAGTAGCCACAACActgttaaagaataaaaaacacgCCGTTGAGTTAATAGATGGAATCTCGGCTCAGCGTAACGAGGCCAAGTAAATATGCATGAATTTCTGTTTCAGAGAAACGAGTGCACATGTGCAGCTGAAGGGTGGATTCGGGTCGTCTGCTCTGTGCTCATTTTCCTCTGCTGATCAGTTCGTCTTTCTTTCAGATTGGGAATCGTGTTCTCTACATCTTCTTCACCCATGTGAAGGAGCTGTTTGGAGACGTCGTCCTCAAGCCGGTGGTGCGGCCGCTCCGCTGGTCCAACATGGCGACGATGCCGGCTCTGCCCGAAACGCAGGAGAGCATCAAAGAGGAGATCCGACGACAGGTGGGTTCTGCCTGGCTGCAAACAACATGATGACAAACATTTGCTGTTTTCAGCTTAGTCAACGTGAGGAGTTAATGTTTTTCTCTGCTCTACGAACGAATCAGCTGCAGCAAATAAATGTCACATGTTTTAAAATATTCTTGCATGAAGAGATGATTAATTATTACCGCTTTTAAGTGTTCCACTGCAGTTCTGTACTTCTTCATAAGCATAAAGAAGATCGCTTACGGAGGCTCTGCGTCAAACTGACACGGAGAAATAAAACGACTCTAAGAAGTTAAACAAGCCAAATGTTTGTTTAAAAGTACCGCTCATGCTTCTCTAcctgcttttttaaattttaatcgATTATCAGCTTTAATTTGCCACTCTATGCAGCCACTTtgcatttttcattgtttgGCTCCTGCAGTTACCTAAACCTCATCATCAGGTACATTTGAAGTGGTgatataaagttttttttgtttgtttgtttgtttgtacagGAGTTCCTGCTGAACTGCCTGCACCGGGACCTGCAGGCAGGTGTGAAGGACTTGTCCAAAGAGGAGCGACTCTGGGAGGTTCAGAGGATCCTGACTGCTCTTAAACGCAAGCTGCGGGAGGCGAAACGCCAGGTGAGCTGTCACTCTGAATGTTTACTCATCTCTTATCAAGATGGCTTCAATAAGAACCCTTTTAAGAGCTCAGGAGTCACAAATATGTTAGTTTTTAACACGAGTAATTTTAGCTGATCACATGGCTTCTTATGTGCTGTGATGTAACCAAAATGGACCTGAGTGAATGAGCCAGTTAGTCTCTTTTTAAGGTACACACGGAGAAGTGGCCTCGGTTGGATGTATCCTTTATCTGTTTAACTGTCCTCTGTTGTGCTTCAGGCTTGTGAGAGTAAGATAGCTCAGGAGATAGCCAGCCTGTCAAAGGAAGATGTGTCAAAAGAGGAAATGACTGAGAATGAGGAGGAAGTAATCAACCTACTTTTGGCACAAGTGAGTAATTAATACAAAGACTTTGACATACTTAGACCAACAATGTAGCAGCCAAACCTTCATTTACAAATGCTGTCCGTCTCATTTTATAAACTTGCTGTCCTCCCTtcgtctggatgatcaggaaaATGAGATCCTGACGGAGCAGGAGGAGCTGATCTCTCTTGAACAGGTGCTGCGGAGGCAGATTGCTACTGAGAAGGAGGAAATCGAGAGGCTGCGGGCGGAGATTGCCGACATACAGAGGTGAGAACGTGACGCACAGCGGTCTTTGTCATCGTGGACTGCAGGGTCCCCACTGTAACCCGTCGTTGTGTTCCTCATCAGTCGGCAGCAAGGTCGCAGTGAAACGGAGGAATATTCGTCAGACAGTGAAAGTGAGAgcgaggatgaggaggagcttCAGATGATACTGGAAGATCTGCAGAAACAAAACGAGGAACTGGAAGTGAGAAAACATTTATCATTGTTTGTGCCGCTTGATGTCACCGGTGCTGTTTCATCGTGCACGCTCGAACAAAGCAGAAAGCACGACCTCTTTCAATTCTAACGTTCAATGTAtcgcataaaaaaaaaaaagagaggaaagacaTCTTCAGGTACTTATCAATGCAGAAGTCCACCCTCACTGCTTCAGTAGGAATTAAGAGGTTAATTAACAGCTGGTTGCTGTTAATCGGGTACATTTGATCAGGTTACCCCTTAGTTAACCCTAACATCTGTGTGCagtcatcaaacagctcagactctacaggcctcagttaaatgttaaagttcatgaccgTACAATTAGAAGAAGACTGAACAAGTACGGcat
The sequence above is drawn from the Odontesthes bonariensis isolate fOdoBon6 chromosome 14, fOdoBon6.hap1, whole genome shotgun sequence genome and encodes:
- the ralbp1 gene encoding ralA-binding protein 1, with protein sequence MTECFLPPSSSPAEQRRAEHAGGVARTPSSEEISPTKFPGLYRTGEPSPPHDGHHHEPPDVYVSDDDKEHGKKKNKFKKKEKRTEGYAAFQEDSSADEAESPSKMKRSKGIHVFKKPSFSKKKEKDFKVKEKEKGPKEDKAKDKKSKDLTAADVVKQWKEKKKKKKPTTEAEPVPVETPTFRPIFGAPLAEAVKRTALYDGLQLPAVFRECVDYIESYGMKCEGIYRVSGMKSKVDELKAAYDREECPCLEEYDPHTVASLLKQYLRELPENLLGRDMAQRFEDACGRQVEAEKMTEFQRLLVEVPPESRLLLSWLVTHMDHVIAREADTKMNIQNISIVLNPTIQIGNRVLYIFFTHVKELFGDVVLKPVVRPLRWSNMATMPALPETQESIKEEIRRQEFLLNCLHRDLQAGVKDLSKEERLWEVQRILTALKRKLREAKRQACESKIAQEIASLSKEDVSKEEMTENEEEVINLLLAQENEILTEQEELISLEQVLRRQIATEKEEIERLRAEIADIQSRQQGRSETEEYSSDSESESEDEEELQMILEDLQKQNEELENKNTHLNQAIHEEQEAILELRVQLRLLQSHKQQQELTVQPPAEQAPPTQPSPEPRSEEQTKRSVTAAAAPASAETPASTNGKAAKDPSKPSPSKDRRDTNM